The genomic interval TCGATGACCTGGTCGAGCAGGTCGCGAGGCTGGCACGCGGCGAAGGGCCGGTTGTGGGGCCGGTAGTGCGCGTCGATGAGGTAGTCGACGGCGTTGGCGCTGTAGGCCACGCCGCGCTTGCGGCACATGACCTCGAAGATTTGATGGAACTGCTCCTCGTCCGGGCGCTGCACCTCCAGCTTGTAGCGGACGCGGCGCAGGAAGGCGTCGTCCACGAGGGCGCTGGGGTCCAGGTTGGTGGAGAAGGCGGCGAACACGTCGAAGGGCACCTGCAGCTTCTTGCCGGTGTGCAGGGTGAGCATGTCGATGTCGCTCTCCAGCGGGACGATCCACCGGTTGAGCAGGTCTCGAGGAGAGACCTTCTGCCGGCCGAAGTCGTCGATGAGGAGCATCCCGTTGCTGGCCTTCATCTGGAACGGGGCCTCGTAGTACTTCACCTCCGGCGAGTAGACGAGGTCGAGCATCTCCAGCGTCAGCTCACCGCCCACGACCACGAGCGGACGCCGGCAGCGCACCCAACGCCTGTCATACGATGCGCCGTCATCCTCCACGGGCTTGTGGAGGTTGGAGTCAAAGACTCGCACCACGAAGTCGTCGATGAGGATGGCGTGGGGGATGAAGATGTCCCCGTCGAAGCAGTTCACCATTCCCTGGCAGATGGCTGTCTTTCCATTGCCGGGGGGACCGTAGAAGAAGATGGCGCGGCCGGAGTTCATCGCCGGGCCGATGCCGTCGTAGATGTAGTCGCGGATGATGAGGTCGCCGAACTTGTCCTGCATCTTCGAGCGGGTGATGCGATTGCCCCGCACCGTCTGCTTCTTCACCGCCGCGACGTACTCCTGGAAGGGAATGGGAGCGGGGCCATTGTAGCGATTGCGCTCGAGAATCTGCCGCAGCACGTCCGTCACGAAGGGCGTGAGCTGGTAGATCATCGTGGACTTGCCCACGCCGGACGAGCCACCGCCGCGGATGTCCACGTACTTCTGGCGGCGCAGGCCCTCGATGATGTCGTCGACGACGGCGGTGGGGAGCTGGAGGCGGCTGGCCAGGTCCATGCCGCGCATCTCACCAGCGAAAAAGAGCGCCTTGAGGACCAGCTCCTCCACGAACGTGGCGGTGAGCCCCGTGTCCTCGAGCATGCGCGGCTGGTTGGGCCAGAAGCGGTCCACGGCGCCGCCCGCGTTCGAGTCCAACGCCCTCCGGGAGCCGGTCGCGGCGGTGCGGCGGTCCTGCCCGGAGAACGACGCGGGAGGAGCCACCCGGCGGTCCTGCCCTCCAGGAGGGGCGCCCGCACCCGGCGCCGCGGCCTGGGGGCGACGCTCCGGGAAGCTCATGGCCTGCGAGGCGGACGGTGGCCGGCGCTCCTGCGATGAGACGATGACCGAGGGCGAGCCTCCCGGCTGCGGCTGTCCAGGGCGGCGCTCGGCGGGGGCGCCAGACAAGGCGCTGCGGCGCTCGGTGGGGAACTCGGGGTCCTCGGCCGGGGGCGCCACGGGGCGCTGGGCGGCCGCGGGGCGGCGCTCGGGGAGTCCAGGGCCAGCGCCCGGCGGGCTCATGCGCGGGCGAGGAGGAGCACTCAGGACCGGGCTGGACGAATCCGGCACGGAGGGCGACTCCGTGGGGGTGGCACTGCGACTCGAATCATGACTCGACTCGCCCGCCGCCGGAGGGGACGGCCTCCTGAACAAGGTCATTCGGTGCTCGCTCCAAGGTGTTCGGCCGACGAGCCTACTCCAAATGCACCGCCAGCAACGAGGATGGTGGCGACGGGCGGCGTCCGCTGCCTCCCGGGTCCCTCAGGGGAACCCACCAGGAGGGCTGCGGCGGCGAGTGGAGCGACTCACCTCGCCGAGGGGCGGCGCCGGCCCTCTCCTTCTCCGACAGGAGACACACGAAGAGAGGGAGCGCCGCGCGACCGGCTCGCCACCCCTCACCTCGCCATCGGGCCTGGCCGTGTCCGTCAGTCCGCGCGAATGGCGTGGAGCTCCTGCTCACCACCGCCGCGCACCAGGCGCAGGCGGACGGGCGAGCCCGGTGCCCCGTGTGAGCGCTGCTCCGCTTCCTGACGGTTGCGGACGACCACACCGTCCACGGCAAGGAGCCGGTCACCCACGATGATGCCCGCACGTGCCGCGGGCCCCTCGGGCGTGAGCCAGGCGAAGGAGACGTAGCCCCGGTCTTCGCTGTAGCCAGCGCCCAGCGTCCCGGGTGTCGCCCGGCGCGGCGAGACGGGGATATCACCCAGGTCGGTGGCCTCGACCTCCGCGACCTTCACCCCACGCGTCTCGACGCGGCCCTCGGGAGGCATGAGTCGGACGGTGTGCGCTCCGGGACGAACAGCCTCCAAGCGGAAGCGGCCGTCAGGACCGGTGACGGTGTCCGGGCTCGACGTCACGGTGCGATCAAGGAACACAGCGACCCCCGAGGCGGGACCTCCGTCGCGGCTCCACACGGCGCGACCCGAGAGGGAGGAGGCACCTTGCGTGAGGGGGATCTCCACATCCGCGCTGCCACCGGGAGACAACGTCACCACGGCCTCGCCAGAGCGCCCGTCCAGGGTGCTGACCGCGAGTTTGAGCGGCTGCCCCGGAGCATCGCGCAGCTCGAAGGTGCTTCCAGGGAACTGACGGGTGGTGGGAGCCGCGCCCGCCCAGGGCAACTCCTCGCCCCCCACTTCGGTGAGGGTGAGGGTGAAACCGTCGGGAGGCGTGCCGGTGCGCGCGACGACACGGCCTCTCAGATGCGCGGCGGCCTGGAGTCGCAGCTCCACGGGCCCCTGGCCCTCGCCCACGTTCGCGACGCGGGCGACACGGCCGGAGTTGTAGGCGACGAGCTCCGCGAGCGGCGGAGCTCCGGAAGGACGCGAGGGAATGGCGAAGGAGCCGTCCTCGTCCGCGAACACGCGCACGGTGATGGGGAAGTCTCCGCCCTGCACGGCGGCCACGGCGGCGAAGGGGCTGGGAGCGTTGGAGGACTCGCGGACGGTGCCTGTGATGCCGCGCTCCTCGAGGAGGACGAGGTCCTGCTGGATGGAGCCGCCTTCCGGGACGGTGACGGCGGGGTCGTCCTGGTGGAAGTAGATGAAGCGCGCGCGAGGCAACACGGCGGTGAGCTGGTACACGCCCGCGGGCAGCTCCAAGCGATAGAGCCCCTCTGCGTCGGTCTCCGTCCAGGACATGTTCGTCCCCCCGCCTGTGCCGCCGCGAAGCATCGCGCGGACGACAGCGGGTTCGGGCACGGGCTCACCGGAGGCCAGCGTCACGCGGCCCTGGACGATGCCTGACTCGGCGAGCGTCAGGTCGACGCGGGCACGGGTGCCGGACTTGAGCGTCTCGAGACGAGTCGCCCAGCCCTGGGCACCCTCGCGCCGAGCCCGCACGGAGGTAGGACCGGGAGCCAGGCCCGTAATCAGGTAGACGCCCTGCTCGTCCGCGCGGGTGCTGCGCGCGAGCCCTTCACGCTGTCCGGCGCGGACCTCCGCGTGAGCGACAGGCTGGCCGGAGGCGTTCGTCACGGTGCCCTCGACCTCCGCGGTGGCGGGCTCGAGCTTCACGTCCAGCGGCGCGAAGGCGCCAGAGGGGACGACGATGGCGGTCACGCGTGTGGAGGCGAAGCCAGGAGCCTCGACGCGGATGTCGTAGTCGCCTGGGGGGAGCGCCATGCGGTAGGCGCCCTCGCCGCCAGACGTGGCTCGACCCAACTCCCCCTTGGCGAGCGAGGGGCTCGCGACGAGCGTGGCCTCACGCACGGGTGCGCCGTCCGTGGCGAAGACTCGGCCCTCGAGTCCACTGGCCGCGCCCAGCGTCACGGTGAGGCCGCGCAGCGTCTCGCCCGGGGCCACGGACAGGGCGCCCGGGATTCGACCCACGGAGTCACCGTGTCGCGCGGTGAGGACCCAGGTGCCCGCCTGGACCTCGAAGGCGAAGCCACCCCCTTCGCTCGTCGTGGCTCGCACGGGAGCGGGGCCTCCCGAGGCAAGGACCTCCGCACCCGCGACAGGCTGCCCCTTGGCGTCGACGACGAAGCCCTCCAGCGTCCCCGCGCCCCACAGGCCAACCACCAGCTCGGCCGAGGTGGGGACCTGGAGGAAGCGAACCGTGCGAGGGCTGAACCCGGGGGCTTCGGCGGTAAGGGCGTAGCGACCCGGGGGCAGGTTGGCGAACTGGAAGTGGCCGCGCTCATCACTCGTGGCGAAGGAAGACTCCTCGGAAAGCGAGGCAGGCTCGGCCCAAGCGATGGCAGCGCTGGGATAGGGACGCAGGGTGACGTCCGCCATGGGAACAGGCTCGTTGCGGCCCTCCGCGACGATGCGTCCATGAAGGGACACGCCCGTGGAGAGGGCGAGCTCCACCTCGGTTTCGGCGACGCCCACGGGGCGGGTGGCCTCGCGACGCGCGGGCGCGTGCCCCGTGGCATGCGCGGAGAGCAGATAGTCCCCGGGGCCCGCGGGCAGGCGAAGTGTGCCGTCATCCCCCGTGACACCCTCGCTCGCCAGTCGCCATGGGTTCGACTCGGCGCCATCCACGGAGACTCGAAGCCACGCGCGAACACGAGCATCGGAGACCGGGCCTGCGGGGGTGACGACGCGCACGACGAAGAATCCATCGGACGGAGAGACCGTGGACTCCAGGGGCGGAGTGGCGGGGATGCGCGCACGCGCCGAGGCTGCGTTGACGGCGTCCATGGGCTGCGCACCCGTGGCCCCATGAGGCTCGATTCCAGATGTGCCTGGCTGGCTGCG from Myxococcus stipitatus carries:
- a CDS encoding carboxypeptidase regulatory-like domain-containing protein produces the protein MRQRHRLSILLASILAVCGVLLLFFRSQPGTSGIEPHGATGAQPMDAVNAASARARIPATPPLESTVSPSDGFFVVRVVTPAGPVSDARVRAWLRVSVDGAESNPWRLASEGVTGDDGTLRLPAGPGDYLLSAHATGHAPARREATRPVGVAETEVELALSTGVSLHGRIVAEGRNEPVPMADVTLRPYPSAAIAWAEPASLSEESSFATSDERGHFQFANLPPGRYALTAEAPGFSPRTVRFLQVPTSAELVVGLWGAGTLEGFVVDAKGQPVAGAEVLASGGPAPVRATTSEGGGFAFEVQAGTWVLTARHGDSVGRIPGALSVAPGETLRGLTVTLGAASGLEGRVFATDGAPVREATLVASPSLAKGELGRATSGGEGAYRMALPPGDYDIRVEAPGFASTRVTAIVVPSGAFAPLDVKLEPATAEVEGTVTNASGQPVAHAEVRAGQREGLARSTRADEQGVYLITGLAPGPTSVRARREGAQGWATRLETLKSGTRARVDLTLAESGIVQGRVTLASGEPVPEPAVVRAMLRGGTGGGTNMSWTETDAEGLYRLELPAGVYQLTAVLPRARFIYFHQDDPAVTVPEGGSIQQDLVLLEERGITGTVRESSNAPSPFAAVAAVQGGDFPITVRVFADEDGSFAIPSRPSGAPPLAELVAYNSGRVARVANVGEGQGPVELRLQAAAHLRGRVVARTGTPPDGFTLTLTEVGGEELPWAGAAPTTRQFPGSTFELRDAPGQPLKLAVSTLDGRSGEAVVTLSPGGSADVEIPLTQGASSLSGRAVWSRDGGPASGVAVFLDRTVTSSPDTVTGPDGRFRLEAVRPGAHTVRLMPPEGRVETRGVKVAEVEATDLGDIPVSPRRATPGTLGAGYSEDRGYVSFAWLTPEGPAARAGIIVGDRLLAVDGVVVRNRQEAEQRSHGAPGSPVRLRLVRGGGEQELHAIRAD
- a CDS encoding ATPase produces the protein MTLFRRPSPPAAGESSHDSSRSATPTESPSVPDSSSPVLSAPPRPRMSPPGAGPGLPERRPAAAQRPVAPPAEDPEFPTERRSALSGAPAERRPGQPQPGGSPSVIVSSQERRPPSASQAMSFPERRPQAAAPGAGAPPGGQDRRVAPPASFSGQDRRTAATGSRRALDSNAGGAVDRFWPNQPRMLEDTGLTATFVEELVLKALFFAGEMRGMDLASRLQLPTAVVDDIIEGLRRQKYVDIRGGGSSGVGKSTMIYQLTPFVTDVLRQILERNRYNGPAPIPFQEYVAAVKKQTVRGNRITRSKMQDKFGDLIIRDYIYDGIGPAMNSGRAIFFYGPPGNGKTAICQGMVNCFDGDIFIPHAILIDDFVVRVFDSNLHKPVEDDGASYDRRWVRCRRPLVVVGGELTLEMLDLVYSPEVKYYEAPFQMKASNGMLLIDDFGRQKVSPRDLLNRWIVPLESDIDMLTLHTGKKLQVPFDVFAAFSTNLDPSALVDDAFLRRVRYKLEVQRPDEEQFHQIFEVMCRKRGVAYSANAVDYLIDAHYRPHNRPFAACQPRDLLDQVIDMSYYLGQEPRLDPALLDAAVRSYFVRFDGPSEPTAASAS